From Cucumis melo cultivar AY chromosome 3, USDA_Cmelo_AY_1.0, whole genome shotgun sequence:
aattatatactgGTCAAAGATATTTTCTGACTCCAAACCCTCACATCCCTTCCCTATCAAAAAAGGGATGGTGGAACTCAAACGAGAACAAACAAGAGTTCTCTAACCATAACCACACAAGGAAATTAACAAAGAAGTGACTtttaagaaataataaataaaaaatttaaattaacaGTGAATAAATTAACGAAGTACTTAAACTCAAATTGACAATCCAATCAAATCAATGTACAAAGTCAAAATATATAACCATATTATTTATGCATCCCTTTCTCACTTGATGTTTGTTTAACAATATTCCTGGACTTGATTGATTATCAGGGTAAGGCTCAAGGATGCATTTCAGGCATATCTTCATTTGCCAATGTTGTTTCTCCGTTGGTATTCTCCCCTTTAACGGGTAACTTACTTAAAATTTGCCATATATAATGCAATGCAACAGCCAGAGAGGACAACACTAATAGAGCTTCGGTCTTTTCAGCTTTGTTTCTCTCTCAAAACGCTCCATTTTATTTCCCTGGATTTAGCATCATGTGCGCTGGATCTACTGCAGTAAGAATCTTTTCTCCACTACATTTACCCATGCGTATCGCAGCCCCACTGGGatagctttatgtttaaatttctGTTTTAGTATTATTATTTGAGTTTGGTTTGACATGGTTTATTTGGTCGCAAATCTGTTGGGTACTTCTATTTACGTAATATCATCTTTGTATTTCACCATTCCCTTTTCCGTTAttgttcgttttttttttaatttacctATTGCCTACTGATAGAAAGACGTGGCTATATTTTCATCTTTAAATATCAACGAAGGCTTTTGTGCTTGTGTTGAGCAGCATTCATCTTCTTCCTGTGTTCCCTATACATTTTTTTATCTGCCATACATGTTATAATGCTTAAACTTAGGCTTTCTCTACTATACTCTACTCCCTTTTATTTGGCGTCCAGCTTGAGCACCTACGGTGATATATTATATAAGCATATGACAGGgattaaaatgataatttaatCATCAACTTATTTTTTAACGTGGTAAATTGTCACTTACGTTTGGTACTTGTGTgtacattttcttttattttatgaacattttttttaatttgtggcAGATGATAGCATTTGTTCAGAGTATGATGATAAGGGATCCTTCCAAAGCCAACAGTAGTAGCCATGTGGAAGCCTAGTTCTTGTTTTGTTCTTTTCCTGCTCATATCTTTTGTTGTTAAATAGtgtattatttttcttttttctttttgaaaggATAAAAATAGTTTTTCCCTAGAATTTGTTAATATCAATTTACAAGTAATGTTGAAAGGAAAACTAACTTCTGATGGGGAATTCCATCAGACTGACATAAATTTGAATCTAATTAAATGTGTTATTAACTTTTCATTGTTTAAATGTCTCCTCCATCCGTAAAAATATATAGGAAAAGAAAATTGTAAAATAAGAGGCCATAAGTTTAGTttgttataattaaatttaacgTGAATGAATATTACAGTACTTTAAGAATACAATTCCTGATGGTAAGTTATACTGAATATGCAAAAATGAGCCACCTACCCAACATGTTAAAATAGCATAGATCAATTCATATGATATGATAGTAATATTATCTAACTCGATCATGTCAAAGATTTGATTCCGTCATCTatgtattattttaatatatttgcaGAAAAATAAAGACATTTTTGTTGcttaaacaataatttatcAAAAACGTAATTATTGCATATATTTACTTTTTTccaataaattttcaaaagcaTATTTGCATTagtatattattttattgtaaAGTTGCCTGTTTGGTAGAGAATAAAACAAAGGTTGAATGAaaataaagtttatttttttatgtttttaaatatgTGTTTATTGATCGATTCAAAAATATGATTCTAGTTTTTTTTAaagctatatatttataaatcataaaaccAGTCTTATTTATCTCTTAAAATTTAGTTGGCAATaagttattattaatttatttatgaatataattatgtttaaaaaattaattaatttacaatTTTAGTGTCCGTTActtgaagaaagttggagctTAGTCTAAACGCTCGTATATAGTGCTTATGATTTTAACAACCTTCGTAACAGAGAAACTATTTTTTTACGATTTTATCAAATAAAAAGACTAAATTCTAGTTATaaaccttttgttcttttaaaaCCACACGGATGAAATTTGTTATTTAAcctaaaaatttatataatttacaATACATTACACAATGAtatcatatttgaaaaaaaaatgaagaaaacaaCTTCAAGAAATAGAATTCATATTGTCTATATGAATTACTCATATATGAAACTGaatctaaaaacataaaatagaaTCTGAATTCTCTACCGAACAAACCCTAAACCATTTTAATAATTCGgttattaaatttaattcaattatttgaaaatttctaATTTAAGATGGACTAGAAGAGTATAAATCTATCgatatgaatttaaaattttactatattacatttgaaaatattcctatctttaaaatatttattgcgaaaaggtaaatatataacaattattttttaaaaatattaataaacaaCTAATAATCAGaacaaaatttaagatttattaaagatatataaaaaattgaattaaagaAATCGAAACACAAAAGCAATTAACAAATggaaaaataacaaacaaataaataacgAAAGCAAATGGAAAATCTATTctaaatatttataacatacCCTAAATTTCATATTATATCATCGATAATACAATAAACACACATTCTATTCTTAATTCTGTGTATATATCACTAATACAATCTCGATACTCATCAGTAAAATGGACACGTATACTGAAAAATATAAAGCATCTTTCGATACGATCACATGTTTGTATAACGATTTCAAACAATAATTCAAATAATGAAAGcatatttcaaatttgttattattttccCTCCTCTCCTTCCTCTTTGTACATTTCTTAttcattttgtttccttttcatttcttAACCTCTCTATCATTTAAAACATGTCTCTATATTTCCATTGCATTTTATATTCATAGAAAACACTATAcatttttctaattaaaataataCTATTTTATATGTCCAATCATATAGTTGAACTTTAGATACAATAATGAACATCTtcgaatataacaaaataaatcaatatgtttacaaaatacaacaaaattttaaatttaccaCCGATAAACAAAGTGTCGTGAGTTTTGAAACTTttgtataatttataaatatttttaatagttttatgATTTACCATAATTCTTCTATAAATTTTTCtcatatttcaaaatttattattatttccccttttctcttctgatgtatttttcttttcattttttattttcattctcTCTCATTTAaaacatgtaaaaaaaaaaaaaatgttttttcaaagaaaaataaataatacaattataaaataaattttaaatcaaGAGGGAAGACAATAATTGGCAACACAACTCATTAAAGCTAAGGAGGTTCATTTtctaataaaacaaaaattaagacATGGTAAGTAGAGAACATGACATGTTTTGTTTCCATGCCATTTCCAATCCATAATATATTTGATCAAAAGAATTACATTTTTTAATCTCTAAGATTTGAGTTAATTAATTAGGCCACATTTGAATTATCGAATAATATTcaaattcaatatttttatttgtaaatttatatataatttatttttctttgtgaCTATCTCATTCAATTATTTTACTCATAAAATTACTTTAAAAATAACTATTcaacgatggaaagatttaaattttagttgtattttgtaaatatcaAAATCTATTTTGTTAGATTCAAACATgctcattttttaattttatatttaaaaatttaattataccATTAGATGTAAACTAGAAAAATTATAGTGTTTTTGTATAGAATAATATTATAGTGACATGTTTTAAACGAAAGATATAGatattaagaaataaaaaagagaaaaaaatgattttgtaggattatttaacatttattaatataatatatttccCTCACCCAATGTGATGTGTTTAAGCTcaataaacaaataatttattatgCCATATTTATAGTGGGAGAGGAGATGGTGACTTTCTTAACCCCAAGACTTCATAATTCCAATTTGGTTGGGAAAGAAGAAGCTACAGACAGGGGAGACCAAAAAAGATCAATGGAGGAAATGTTAAAGCTAACCCATTTGTTGGTCACAGTATTTCTATATACTTTTGCAACCATGACGGCCTTTCCTGCCATTCCGGACGTCACCATGTCCGCTCTTTGTCCCGGTCGAGACGAATGTTCTCTCGCTATTTACTTCACTGGCTTTCAACAAGTcgtaagtttttgtttttattcaaAATATGTATTTTGGAATGAGGATTATAATTTTTGGATCGTCATTTATGTTTCTAATTAATTTGGATTGGAGATATCATATTAGGTGACTGGAGTTGGTGCATTGTTAATGGTGCCGTTGCTTGGAAATCTCTCCGATAAGTTTGGGAGGAAGACCGTTCTCACCATTCCCTTGATTCTCAACGTAATTCCACTGGGTTGGTGTTGTCGATGAGACtcactcttcttttttattgatCTCTGATATTACTTTGAACTAAGTTTAAATTATTGATTTTGATGATCGTAGGGATATTGGGATATGGGAGATCGAGGGATTTGTTCTATATTTATTTTGTGTTCAAGTGTGTGACAAGCATCGTTTGTGAAGGGAGCGTTCAGTGCTTGGCTGTTGCTTATGCGGTAATTAAGAAACTTTAATTTTCCAAAACACATCACCTAATTTTgaatatatttcttttcttagTTGTAATGGCTTTTCTTTCTTGAAAATCAATGCTTTCAAACTTAAACCATAAGTTTAGGGTTTTGCATTTGGGttaactaaaataaaatctttaaaatcCACCCTAAATTTATAATCAAATTTATAACATCTAgtcttttatttatatatatatatatatatatttatttatttattttttttttttttaaaaaaaaatttatcctTAACAAAacattcaaaaacaaaaatccatttcacttcattttttttatatacataaatatttagttgattttgatattttttaccATTCATTTTGCTAAATTTTTTTTACGTGCATGCATGACCAATTATAAGTTCACAAATATGGTTAAAACTtttgactttaatttttttagtactATAATGTCTCTTAGAACAATTGAGTAACTATCATGACGATCTAATTCTCACGATctttagttatttttattaaattgaaatttacTAATGGAGAAGATGCTAAAACATTAAATAAACactaaaaaaatagttatacacatatatatatatatagtttattttttattttgaccTAAAATAGATATGTATATATcctaaaaaagaaaggaaaaaaaagttatatgtattaaagaattgttctttttcttttttttgcttttctttctctttatagttttttaaaaaatttccaGCTTGTTTAGTTTACcatttgaaatttgttttataTCTTTACATCCACTAAATTCAATAATATATGTTTCACAAATAgtctaaaacaaaatttaaaattttgtttcatatttatgttttttttataatatgaaGATTTAGAAATTTTGAAATGCACAACAATATTCTCTCAAATAAATAAGTTGATAtgatattataaaataatagtaatacaGAAAATTTAACACAAAACAGATCccttaaataattaattaactaaaattatAGATTAATCATAAATATAGTAcgaatgttttaaaaaatatatgttcaatctgaaattcaatttgtttttAGATTACTAATGAAATATGATTTTTAGATTTCATAATTcttgaaattcttttttttttttctaatttgaaAAACGTTTTTGAATTTAATACGAAAAAAAATGTCTGCCAATTTCGAGGAGATGCTCTTGGTGAGCTGTGCTCTTTTATTctttaattacaaatatttaCGAAGTATAATTTCCtcttttaatataatatagaagcctttttttttaaaaaaatacttttagtcctataaaaaaataaaattaaaacaaccataaaaaaaaaatagcaacaCATATTTAAACAAAGTTAACAACACACATATTTCTAAAggcatttaaaaaaaatagcaaattacAAAAGGAGCAAATTTAAATGCGTTTAATATATCTGAttaattgtcatatttgtcTGCAGAAAAAGTGTTGAACTGTcgttttttttctaaacttttttgttatttaatgtAATTGTCctattttttataattcttcattttttataaactaaaaacaaaaatacaGTCAAtgagcatgttttttttttgttttgttttctaccgcaataaataaacatatattattgattggtttagtaaatgttcaaatcAACATTTaccataaataattataaaccCATTATTGGTCAATTGATTGGTTGGTTTAATGTCGTTTAAAcctttaaattattttttttaaaagttgctggtttgtattttttttcaaattgagaCCAACCAAACCCATCTTCAATTTAGTCGATATTGGTTGATTGGTTCGATTTTTGATGTATCATATTCATCCCTATTGCTATCTACCTTAATATCATTGCCATTATTCTCTCCTGTCGATTTAGTTCTTGCATTTTAACGGTTTCACAAGAAAAGTCTACAATGGTATGGAGACTACACTACTCTTTTACTTCAAACTATAAATTGATGCTCTTAAATACTCTTGAATGTCGCAATGCTCTTTTTTATTTACACTATAAATTTGTGTTTTATAAACGTTGGTGAGTATCATTCTACTTTTATATGATGATGTGATAAAATAATGTAAAAGTGCCAACAAGAGCTGAGGACCAAAACATCCATCCGTAGTTCAAGTTCCCTACTCGATTTGTACTTAAAAATACGTAGAATTTTGCGAAATGGAGTTCAATCAATGGTAAACGTGAACTTTGATCATAGTGTTGTTCCCAAGGTTCCAATCCGAAGTAAAAACGTCGGATTTTTTGATCTTTATGAAAACGAATTTGTATTCTCACCTAAACCCCTTGTTCCAGGCCGACAATGTACCGGAGCACCGGCGAGCTTCTGCGTTCGGAATTTTATCTGCCATTATCTCTTCTGCTTCCGTCTGCGGGAATCTCTGTGCTCGTTTTCTCTCCATTTCATCCACGTTTCAGGTAACTCTCTGCTTCCTTTCTCTGAAATTGCAATTCTGCTCAGTTTTCAACGTATCGTCTTACTGAATAGGCAGCGGCTTCCACGGCGGCTATGGCGGCTTTGTATATGAGGGTTTTCCTTACTGATTCTGCCTCTAATTGCAATCTTTCTGCTCCCTTACTATCTGGGGAGAACGTAGAATCTGTTTCatctaaaaaggaaaaatatgcTTCGGCCTTGCCTTCACTGAcggatcttttttcctttttgaagaCTAGGTATGAGTTCATTTTGGGCCTCCAAACGCAAACTCTTCAGTTCAATTATGTTATTTGCATCTATATCTGTAAATACCTTGGGAAAAATACACGTTTGTATAGTCTAATTAGCATATTTTAACTACTACCTCATCATTTAATTGGTGAATTTTGCCATCAAGCAAAACAAAGAAGTATAAGGAAACCAATAAATAGATGGAAGTAGTgttttaaacttaatttttaaaaactaaacagTTATGAGACGGGAATTAATTATAAACTAAGTTTAAATCCTAGAAATCAGTAGTGCGTTTTACCCCAGTTTTATCTTTTCTATCTGTCATCAGTTTTTGCAATTTTCCTTCTTGTCATGCCATTTTTTGGCGCCTTGTAGGTGGTTCATTGAATAAGAGCTGGATCCAATAATGATTTTATTTAGTACTTGAACCAATGATGAATAAGAATGTATCGAAGTTTAAGTCACTGACTATCACTTTTGAGTTATCTCATAGTCGTGGAGTTTGGACCAAATAGTTTAGTGGCTCTAAGATAAGATTTTGAGTTTCTTCTTAAATTCTCaatcctttttcttttgtacATTATTTGCAGCTCGACATTTTCACAAGCAGCCGTCGTTGCATTTTTTAGCAATCTTGCTGATGTTGGCCATCATGCTTCAATAATGGTTGTTCTTTTGATCCAGGGATCTAATCTTGGTCAGCTTTAATTTGTCAACTTTTAGTTATAATTTTATTCAACTTATTTGGTTTACTTTTAAATAGAAAGTTTTTGTCCTTGGTGATCACTCTCATCTTACTCAGTTTGTAAATTTTTGTCTGGCtcaattatatattttacatccatAACAGGCTTTCAAGTGTGGCTATTGAACTTCAGTTGAGTAACTAGCTTGTCTTGGACAATTGATATGCTGACCGATGTTTGATTTCCCAACTGCAGTACTATTTAAAAGCGAAATTTCACTTTGACAAGGATAGAATTGCTGATTTGATGGTGATTTCTGGGGTTGCTTCAAGTATTTCTCAGGCATGTCATGCTATTTTACTTTAGTTTATAtctgtattttttttcaatgcCAATTTTCTGTTTAGAATATGTTAAGAATATCAGCTAGTTCCCTAAACTATTGCTTAAGCTTTTAAATTTTCCGAACCATTGGTGATAGGACAAAATCCATCTTTATTCCATGTGTGTGTTTTAAGTTCTTACCATCAAACGAATCATTGCAGCTACTCTTAACGCCCATCTTGGTTCCTGTTCTAGGAGAGAATAGGCTACTCTCAGTTGGGGTCTTTTTCAATTGCCTGCATGTAAGCTCTCTGACGTTCTTCTTGCCTTCTTGACTTGAAAGTTGTGAATGTTGTTCTAATTATCCAATTTCGTATCAAGAAATTCATAAATGCCTCAATTCATGTATGGTTCTCACTCTGTTTTATGGGTTTTTGAATGCAGATGCTTCTTCACAGCTTAGCTTGGTCTGAATGGGTACTTTACTAATACCTTGACAATGCAGTTCaattctttttaataatttagttcATTATTTTATATCTTACTTTACTGATTTGAAGTTCAATTCTTGCATGCCATGAAATGACTAACTTTGTTGTCATCCATCAGGTTTCCTATGGTGCTGCAATGTTTTCCGTTTTGTATATTTTCTGGCAGCCTTGTGTGAGTGTCGAACTTCTTTATCATTTAGAGTTTATATCTCTCAATCGATAATTTCATTGAAGTTAATTTATTTCACATATGTTATCTGCAGCTGCAAAGCATAGTGTCGAAACAAGTTGGTGCAAGCGAGCAGGTTAGTTTTCAAGAACTGCTTCAACATAGTCAATAGTCTCTTAATAGTTCattggttattttattttataattcttATTAATGGGTGGGCATttcattagtttatttatgTGGGTAGTCATCTTTATCTCACTAAAAGAAATGTTGCAGTCGTTGTGTAACTGTGTTTATGGATAGAGTCAAACCCATGGCAGCAAGGAACAGATAATCCCATTTGGAGAGAAACTATCTATAATCTAATATTCTAATTCATTGACGTGACAGAAATACCAAATATAACCTGTCTACTTATAGTCTTTACATAACTATGGAATTAGCCGATAGATTAAGTTACTAATTGAAAATTAAGAACATAACTAGACGAATTTACTAAATCAAAACAAATAACCAGGTCATTCTACATATACCCTAACTTCGAAAAAGATAACATGTCCTTGAGTTTAGATTGagagaaacaaaagaagaaattcTAGCTGGTTATGGTGGATTAAAATGGACTGAATCAGCTACAACTCTAATTCTGGCTTTTTATAATCATGGACGAAAACAAAAAGACTAATAAACAAATCAATTTGGATTTGAATGATTATCAGGGTAAGGCTCAAGGATGCATTTCAGGCATATCTTCGTTTGCCAATGTTGTTTCTCCATTTGTATTCTCCCCTTTGACAGGTAAC
This genomic window contains:
- the LOC103488384 gene encoding uncharacterized protein LOC103488384 — protein: MEEMLKLTHLLVTVFLYTFATMTAFPAIPDVTMSALCPGRDECSLAIYFTGFQQVVTGVGALLMVPLLGNLSDKFGRKTVLTIPLILNVIPLGILGYGRSRDLFYIYFVFKCVTSIVCEGSVQCLAVAYAADNVPEHRRASAFGILSAIISSASVCGNLCARFLSISSTFQAAASTAAMAALYMRVFLTDSASNCNLSAPLLSGENVESVSSKKEKYASALPSLTDLFSFLKTSSTFSQAAVVAFFSNLADVGHHASIMYYLKAKFHFDKDRIADLMVISGVASSISQLLLTPILVPVLGENRLLSVGVFFNCLHMLLHSLAWSEWVSYGAAMFSVLYIFWQPCLQSIVSKQVGASEQGKAQGCISGISSFANVVSPFVFSPLTALFLSENAPFYFPGFSIMCAASAAMIAFVQSMMIKTPAKACTSIHVEVLV